A region of Chitinivibrionia bacterium DNA encodes the following proteins:
- a CDS encoding GIY-YIG nuclease family protein, which produces MTKDDVVAEFNKGKNKEISVLKKVIDDMSALELAKKDLAQFEFNKSDILSEDKIDCLIKEKNLQKNEKYIYLFFADDVSGLAKEFNRAKNQEKCECHFAKFNKKNELNHCIYVGSSSDFSKRIAEHLGKASKSTYAIRFSEWLPEETKITCYYFKVDADQEVLQNLENGIWKQLKPMLGKFGAK; this is translated from the coding sequence ATGACTAAAGACGATGTTGTCGCAGAGTTCAACAAGGGGAAAAACAAAGAAATTTCTGTGTTGAAAAAAGTAATTGATGATATGAGTGCGCTCGAATTAGCCAAAAAAGATTTGGCGCAATTTGAATTCAACAAAAGCGATATTTTATCAGAAGATAAAATAGATTGCTTAATTAAAGAAAAAAATCTGCAGAAAAATGAAAAGTATATTTACTTGTTTTTTGCAGATGATGTTAGTGGTTTGGCTAAAGAATTTAACAGAGCCAAAAATCAAGAAAAATGCGAATGCCATTTTGCAAAATTTAATAAAAAAAACGAACTAAATCATTGTATTTATGTCGGCAGTTCGTCAGATTTCAGCAAGCGCATTGCAGAACATCTCGGAAAGGCAAGTAAAAGCACTTACGCAATCCGATTTTCAGAATGGCTACCTGAAGAAACGAAAATTACTTGTTATTACTTCAAAGTTGATGCAGATCAAGAAGTTTTGCAAAATTTGGAGAACGGAATATGGAAACAATTAAAACCAATGCTCGGAAAATTCGGAGCGAAATAA
- a CDS encoding virulence protein RhuM/Fic/DOC family protein → MTEKQEIVIYQGESGDISLSADFRNDTIWATQAQIAELFGTKRQAITKHLKNIFNEGELDEKVVSSKMEHTTQHGAMPNKTQTVQTKIYNLDAVLSVGYRVNSRNATIFRKWANKVLKDYLLKGVATNDKRLEQLNKALQIISRSDIPEVCGVAKILQDFSHGLDLLDQYDHQCLQKPKSETNGNWQLKYDEAKNFVNSMKFGKESSLFGNEKDQSFKATLGAIYQTFNGRELYPSIQEKAANLLYFVVKNHSFTDGNKRIAAALFVYFLDKNNALKDKNNNLLIDNNTLAAMTLMLALSKPEEKEIMCNLVMNFLNSSV, encoded by the coding sequence ATGACAGAAAAACAGGAAATAGTAATTTATCAAGGCGAAAGCGGCGACATATCTCTTTCGGCGGATTTTCGTAACGATACGATTTGGGCAACACAAGCGCAAATCGCCGAGTTGTTTGGAACAAAACGCCAAGCGATAACAAAGCATTTGAAAAATATTTTTAATGAAGGAGAGTTGGACGAAAAAGTGGTTAGTTCCAAAATGGAACATACCACTCAACACGGTGCTATGCCCAACAAAACACAAACCGTTCAAACAAAGATTTATAATCTCGACGCAGTGCTTTCCGTCGGCTATAGAGTTAACTCAAGAAATGCAACAATCTTTAGAAAATGGGCAAACAAAGTTCTCAAAGATTATCTATTAAAAGGAGTTGCAACAAACGACAAACGGCTTGAGCAATTAAACAAGGCATTGCAAATTATTTCAAGAAGCGATATTCCCGAAGTTTGCGGTGTTGCTAAAATATTGCAGGATTTCTCTCACGGCTTGGATTTGCTCGACCAATATGACCATCAATGTTTGCAAAAGCCAAAATCCGAAACAAACGGTAATTGGCAATTAAAATACGACGAAGCGAAAAACTTTGTAAACAGTATGAAATTCGGAAAAGAAAGCTCGCTTTTCGGAAACGAAAAAGACCAATCGTTTAAGGCAACGCTTGGAGCGATTTATCAAACATTTAACGGGCGGGAGTTATATCCGAGCATTCAGGAAAAAGCGGCTAATTTATTGTATTTTGTAGTAAAAAACCATTCTTTTACAGACGGAAACAAACGAATTGCTGCGGCGTTGTTTGTGTATTTTTTAGATAAGAATAACGCGCTGAAAGATAAAAACAACAACTTGCTTATAGATAATAATACTTTGGCGGCAATGACTTTGATGCTCGCGCTGTCGAAACCGGAAGAAAAAGAAATTATGTGCAATCTGGTTATGAATTTCTTGAATTCTTCTGTTTGA
- a CDS encoding PDDEXK nuclease domain-containing protein gives MQISNDYKQWLIDLKGRIRQSQIKAAIKVNTELLRLYWDLGQDIVARQMETSWGSGFFEQLSKDLRSEFPDMSGFSVVNLTYCKRFYLFYGQAVPKLQQVVEEIPQQLAAGLQVSENKGDIIRQQATGELYNHPIFQIPWGHHIQLFSKCKSVKEALFYIKKTIENNWSRDVLALQIKSDLYTRQGKAISNFVNTLPAPNSDLAQQTLKDPYIFDFLQLAENYKERDVEIQLTNHITKFLLELGKGFAFVGRQYPLQLNEKEYFVDLLFYHIPMQCYVVIELKNKDFQPEFAGKLNFYLTLVDKTIKRQSENPTIGIMMCRGKDNLEVEYALQDIHKPIGVSEFNLEKILPDNLKSSLPSIEELEEELRKMGS, from the coding sequence ATGCAAATAAGCAACGATTACAAGCAATGGCTGATAGACCTAAAAGGTCGAATTCGGCAAAGTCAGATAAAGGCGGCGATAAAAGTAAATACCGAACTTTTACGTCTGTATTGGGATTTAGGGCAAGATATTGTCGCCCGACAAATGGAAACATCTTGGGGAAGCGGCTTTTTTGAGCAGTTGAGCAAAGATTTGAGAAGCGAATTTCCTGATATGAGCGGATTTTCGGTGGTTAATTTAACTTATTGTAAACGATTTTATTTGTTTTACGGTCAGGCAGTCCCAAAACTTCAACAAGTTGTTGAAGAAATTCCGCAACAACTTGCGGCGGGCTTACAAGTATCTGAAAACAAAGGAGATATAATTCGCCAACAAGCTACTGGCGAATTGTACAACCACCCAATTTTCCAAATTCCTTGGGGACACCACATACAACTTTTTTCCAAATGCAAATCCGTAAAAGAGGCGTTGTTTTACATCAAAAAAACCATAGAAAACAATTGGAGTAGGGACGTTTTGGCATTGCAGATAAAATCGGATTTATACACAAGACAGGGTAAGGCGATTTCTAATTTTGTCAATACATTGCCTGCGCCAAACTCAGACCTTGCACAACAAACGCTGAAAGACCCATACATTTTCGATTTTTTACAACTTGCAGAGAATTACAAAGAACGAGATGTAGAAATCCAACTCACTAATCACATTACCAAATTTCTGCTTGAATTAGGCAAAGGTTTTGCGTTTGTCGGCAGGCAGTATCCTCTCCAATTGAACGAAAAAGAATATTTCGTCGATTTGCTTTTTTATCATATACCTATGCAATGCTATGTGGTGATTGAATTGAAAAACAAAGATTTTCAGCCAGAATTTGCAGGTAAACTCAATTTTTATTTGACGCTTGTTGATAAAACAATAAAACGCCAATCTGAAAATCCGACTATCGGCATAATGATGTGTCGCGGAAAAGATAATTTGGAAGTAGAATACGCCTTGCAAGATATACACAAACCGATTGGCGTAAGCGAATTCAATTTGGAGAAAATATTGCCCGATAATCTGAAAAGCAGTTTGCCGAGTATCGAGGAGTTGGAGGAGGAATTGAGGAAGATGGGAAGTTGA
- a CDS encoding YifB family Mg chelatase-like AAA ATPase: MLAHLRSIALQGIDAYEVVIESDITEALPSFAIVGLPDGAVKESRERVMSAIKNSGFEFPARKITINMAPADIKKEGSAYDLPIALGILISTRQIENRNKDICIIGELALDGSLRPIKGVLPIALSARKHNFSAIIVPKENAKEAAVAQGLPVFGAQTLKDAIDIIEDNSEIEPETCDINKLFSENQNFALDFIDVKGQIVAKKALLVAASGGHNMLMIGPPGSGKTMIAKRIPSILPPLSLDEALETTIIHSIAGKLPRNMPLITARPFRSPHHTVSDAGLIGGGTYPRPGEISLSHHGVLFLDELPEFDKNVLENLRQPLENKNVVISRAAQSLSFPADFMLVAAMNPCPCGHLGNENHACTCTKQKIRNYISKLSGPLLDRIDIHVRAAALPYEDLAKTSGTQSSAEMREKVIRAREIQQKRFADRKGIYCNANMESKDIRAYCILEDGCEEVLKKAIDRLGLSARAYDRVLKVSRTIADLKGNELISKADITEAIQYRSLDRAVV; this comes from the coding sequence ATGCTCGCACATTTACGCAGTATCGCACTACAGGGAATTGACGCTTACGAGGTGGTTATCGAGTCCGATATTACCGAAGCGCTTCCGTCTTTCGCTATTGTAGGACTTCCCGACGGCGCCGTTAAAGAGAGCCGCGAAAGGGTAATGTCCGCAATAAAAAACAGCGGTTTTGAATTTCCCGCCCGTAAAATCACAATAAATATGGCGCCTGCCGACATCAAAAAAGAGGGAAGCGCCTACGATTTACCCATTGCTTTGGGCATTTTAATTTCCACAAGACAGATAGAAAACCGAAACAAAGACATTTGCATTATAGGCGAATTGGCTTTGGACGGCTCGCTTCGTCCGATAAAAGGCGTTTTGCCGATAGCTCTTTCCGCGCGAAAACATAATTTTTCGGCTATTATTGTTCCCAAGGAAAACGCCAAAGAAGCAGCCGTCGCGCAAGGTTTGCCCGTATTTGGCGCGCAAACGCTCAAAGATGCGATAGATATTATAGAAGACAACAGCGAAATTGAACCCGAAACCTGTGATATTAACAAGCTTTTCAGCGAAAATCAAAACTTTGCCTTGGATTTTATAGACGTAAAAGGACAAATCGTCGCAAAAAAAGCGCTCTTGGTAGCGGCTTCGGGCGGACATAATATGCTTATGATAGGACCTCCCGGAAGCGGAAAAACGATGATTGCCAAACGAATACCGTCAATTCTGCCGCCGCTTTCCCTCGACGAAGCCTTAGAAACAACCATAATTCACTCAATCGCGGGAAAATTGCCGCGAAATATGCCGTTAATAACGGCGCGCCCGTTTCGCTCGCCTCATCATACAGTTTCGGACGCGGGACTTATAGGCGGCGGAACATATCCGCGACCGGGCGAAATAAGTTTGAGCCATCACGGCGTTTTGTTTTTGGACGAACTTCCCGAATTTGATAAAAACGTGCTCGAAAACCTCCGTCAGCCGCTGGAAAACAAGAATGTCGTAATAAGCAGGGCTGCCCAATCGCTGTCTTTTCCCGCGGATTTTATGCTTGTAGCGGCAATGAACCCCTGCCCTTGCGGACATTTGGGCAACGAAAATCACGCCTGCACTTGCACCAAGCAGAAAATCAGAAACTATATATCCAAACTTTCGGGTCCGCTTTTAGACAGAATAGACATTCACGTCCGCGCCGCCGCGCTTCCGTACGAAGATTTGGCAAAAACGAGCGGTACTCAATCGTCCGCCGAAATGCGAGAAAAAGTGATACGCGCAAGAGAAATCCAGCAAAAACGCTTCGCCGACCGAAAAGGAATTTACTGCAACGCAAATATGGAGTCAAAAGACATAAGAGCATACTGCATTCTCGAAGACGGCTGTGAAGAAGTCCTCAAAAAAGCAATAGACCGCCTCGGATTATCGGCGCGCGCCTACGACCGAGTCCTAAAAGTATCGCGAACAATCGCCGACCTGAAAGGCAACGAGTTGATTTCCAAAGCGGATATCACCGAGGCTATTCAGTATCGGAGTTTAGATAGGGCGGTGGTTTAA
- the rpsT gene encoding 30S ribosomal protein S20, producing MPQHKSSEKRLRQSAKANAYNRAVRSQINTASKKLAAAKGEEEVASALSNVHSVLDKAVKTGVIHKNKAANRKSRLAIAVKAKAAG from the coding sequence ATGCCGCAACACAAATCGAGTGAAAAAAGATTGAGACAATCTGCGAAAGCAAACGCATATAATCGCGCTGTTCGTTCGCAAATCAACACCGCCTCAAAGAAATTGGCGGCGGCTAAGGGTGAAGAAGAAGTTGCTTCGGCGCTCAGTAATGTTCATTCCGTTCTTGACAAAGCAGTCAAAACGGGCGTTATCCACAAAAACAAGGCGGCAAACCGCAAATCACGTTTGGCAATAGCGGTAAAAGCTAAAGCCGCAGGATAA
- a CDS encoding UbiA family prenyltransferase, translated as MPLKKVAIFVFDLFFLNRPTLLVPVWTILFLGWTTAQPREIFDFSFDFASPFVKMFFAFTAVVCHIYIVNQIVDRKSDKINNKLFLLSNGHIPVGAAWLQALLLLAFSVVIAWIWLDLVSVFIILTAAFLGFLYNCAPFKLKDRPWGGFIANALGHGMLTYYAGWYATQIGATSGGVNLSPPFGIPMVGFLFALSAAFANGAVYLTSTISDIKGDENVGKRTFAVAFGAKNTSLLAAICVVISFLTAFFIPHSLWIMAIPAAICIPLFFRLYIAQDVKNAFKTFRYPVVILSVMIAIFVPVYAILVFATVILSRIYYKMRFNHEYPSFSKE; from the coding sequence ATGCCGTTAAAAAAGGTTGCAATATTTGTTTTTGATTTGTTTTTTCTCAATCGCCCGACGCTTCTCGTTCCCGTCTGGACAATTCTCTTTTTGGGTTGGACGACCGCGCAACCTCGCGAAATATTCGATTTTTCGTTCGATTTTGCCTCGCCTTTTGTAAAAATGTTTTTTGCGTTCACCGCCGTTGTTTGCCATATATATATAGTAAATCAGATTGTTGACCGCAAAAGCGACAAAATAAACAACAAGCTTTTTTTGCTCTCAAACGGTCATATTCCCGTCGGCGCCGCGTGGCTTCAGGCGCTTTTGCTTCTTGCGTTTTCGGTCGTTATCGCTTGGATTTGGCTCGATCTTGTAAGCGTTTTCATAATTTTGACGGCTGCTTTCCTCGGTTTTTTGTATAATTGCGCGCCGTTCAAACTAAAAGACAGACCTTGGGGCGGATTTATCGCCAACGCGCTCGGACACGGAATGCTAACATATTACGCAGGCTGGTATGCAACGCAAATCGGCGCGACTTCGGGCGGCGTAAATTTGTCGCCCCCTTTCGGAATTCCTATGGTTGGATTTTTATTTGCTCTTTCGGCGGCATTTGCCAACGGCGCGGTATATTTGACTTCCACAATTTCGGACATAAAAGGCGACGAAAACGTAGGCAAGCGCACGTTCGCGGTCGCATTCGGAGCAAAAAACACCTCGCTTTTAGCGGCAATCTGCGTGGTAATTTCATTTTTGACGGCGTTTTTTATCCCGCACTCGCTTTGGATTATGGCAATTCCCGCGGCAATCTGCATTCCGCTTTTCTTCCGTTTATACATCGCGCAAGACGTCAAAAACGCGTTCAAAACTTTCCGTTATCCCGTGGTAATTTTATCTGTAATGATAGCGATTTTTGTTCCCGTTTATGCAATTTTGGTGTTTGCCACGGTAATTTTAAGCCGAATTTACTACAAAATGCGCTTTAACCACGAATATCCGAGTTTCAGCAAGGAGTAA
- a CDS encoding UbiA family prenyltransferase, producing the protein MRAAKFLLDLIFITRPIILVPVWGFALFGYRISTQTNDFFQMISFQTIAQIFLFSLSVAAVYVLNQVADRKVDEANEGFPLLLKAGVSNKTAWIWTIILALLSITIPFFCGFPKISVLSAFSLGIGVLYCFKPFSFSGRPILDFLSNALGYGTVAFAVGWILGTTFASHFDFLFAMLPYFFMMAGGSISSTLPDYDGDKANGKITTAVFFGKRTAHFIAMLCIILSVALAFNAGDFVALSASSVALVFYILHAFAPQNQKLMEMCYKVGGGISMLIIGAFFPILLIVGGLVFAATVAYFRVFYNVGYPSLLPAEATVLK; encoded by the coding sequence ATGAGAGCCGCAAAATTTTTACTCGACCTTATATTCATCACCCGCCCCATTATTCTTGTTCCTGTTTGGGGTTTCGCGCTTTTCGGCTACCGAATTTCCACGCAAACCAACGATTTTTTTCAAATGATAAGCTTTCAAACAATCGCCCAAATTTTCCTTTTTTCGCTTTCGGTAGCCGCGGTATATGTGCTAAATCAGGTCGCCGACAGAAAAGTCGATGAAGCAAACGAGGGTTTCCCGCTCCTCTTAAAAGCGGGCGTTTCAAACAAAACCGCGTGGATTTGGACGATAATTCTTGCCTTGCTTTCCATAACAATCCCGTTTTTTTGCGGTTTTCCGAAAATCTCCGTTTTGTCCGCATTTTCGCTCGGCATAGGCGTTTTATATTGCTTTAAGCCCTTTTCGTTTTCGGGACGACCGATTTTGGACTTTTTATCGAACGCCTTAGGCTACGGAACAGTCGCCTTTGCGGTCGGCTGGATTTTAGGGACGACGTTCGCCTCCCATTTTGATTTTTTATTTGCAATGCTTCCTTACTTTTTTATGATGGCGGGCGGCTCAATTTCTTCCACCCTGCCTGATTACGACGGCGACAAAGCAAACGGAAAAATAACAACCGCCGTATTTTTCGGCAAAAGAACGGCGCATTTTATCGCGATGCTCTGTATAATTTTGTCGGTTGCTTTAGCGTTTAACGCAGGCGATTTTGTCGCGTTATCAGCCTCGTCGGTCGCGCTCGTTTTTTACATATTACACGCATTTGCTCCCCAAAACCAAAAACTTATGGAAATGTGCTACAAAGTCGGCGGCGGAATTTCAATGCTGATTATCGGCGCATTTTTCCCGATTTTACTGATTGTCGGCGGACTTGTCTTTGCCGCAACAGTCGCTTATTTCAGAGTTTTTTATAATGTAGGCTATCCCTCGCTTTTGCCCGCGGAGGCGACCGTACTAAAATAA
- a CDS encoding type II toxin-antitoxin system YafQ family toxin, with the protein MLRLQMSNQFKKDYKKITKQGKNVDELWAIIEKLQKREKLDEKFKDHSLSGNYKNNRECHMSPDWLLIYKVDNEKLILTAVRTGSHSELF; encoded by the coding sequence ATGCTTAGATTGCAAATGTCCAATCAATTCAAAAAGGACTATAAGAAAATTACAAAGCAAGGTAAAAACGTTGACGAATTGTGGGCAATTATTGAGAAATTACAAAAGCGCGAGAAACTTGACGAAAAATTCAAAGACCATTCATTGAGCGGAAACTATAAAAATAATCGCGAATGTCATATGAGTCCCGATTGGTTGTTAATTTACAAAGTTGATAATGAAAAATTGATTTTGACTGCCGTTAGAACGGGGTCGCATAGCGAGTTATTTTAG
- a CDS encoding type II toxin-antitoxin system RelB/DinJ family antitoxin — MSYVSMNIRMNDEIKKQAQELFSNLGMDMTTAINVFLRQAILRNGLPFSVKYSKLNRKTIAAIEDVENGKNLSPVFNSTEDAKRWLNA, encoded by the coding sequence ATGTCTTACGTAAGTATGAATATAAGAATGAACGACGAGATTAAAAAACAGGCGCAAGAACTGTTTTCAAATCTCGGAATGGATATGACAACGGCAATAAACGTTTTTTTGCGACAAGCAATTTTACGCAACGGATTGCCATTTTCTGTAAAATATTCTAAATTAAACAGAAAAACAATTGCGGCTATTGAAGACGTAGAAAATGGAAAAAATTTAAGCCCTGTATTTAATTCGACGGAAGATGCCAAAAGGTGGTTAAATGCTTAG
- a CDS encoding Clp protease N-terminal domain-containing protein gives MNKRLEQIIDTARQEALQLKSDYVGTEHLLLAIAKEENSSVARFLKNLGIYIDKVAENAEDTTATSPTIAQCLLNVVAKRAEKEMGVADVATAGTIIPLTPRAKLVLGKAEGAINTYSENLDAAQFLLLEMIRDTKSEAAEVLAELGISDEAELRRVLSIRKDKK, from the coding sequence ATGAACAAGCGTTTAGAACAAATAATCGACACAGCGAGGCAAGAAGCCCTGCAACTTAAGTCGGATTATGTAGGAACAGAGCATCTTTTGTTGGCAATCGCCAAAGAGGAAAATTCGTCAGTTGCTCGGTTTCTCAAAAATTTGGGAATCTACATCGACAAAGTCGCAGAAAATGCAGAAGACACAACGGCAACTTCGCCTACCATAGCGCAATGTTTGTTAAATGTAGTTGCCAAAAGAGCAGAAAAGGAGATGGGGGTTGCTGATGTTGCAACAGCTGGCACGATTATTCCACTTACTCCTCGTGCTAAATTAGTGCTCGGAAAAGCGGAAGGTGCAATAAACACTTATTCCGAAAATTTGGATGCGGCGCAATTTTTGTTGTTAGAAATGATTCGTGATACAAAGTCAGAGGCAGCGGAAGTTTTGGCGGAGTTAGGGATTAGCGACGAAGCAGAATTAAGGCGAGTTTTGAGTATAAGGAAGGATAAGAAATGA
- a CDS encoding HNH endonuclease: protein MTETQRTVNANNFVIAKKEINKQSLSDVIEDAKFIFEVDGLPETTDIEIPDTPCPPAEKAENNPTGYKRDPKISKKALACANYKCELCEKEERLFLKKNGNNYTEPHHLIPISYQGSFEKGLDNLANIVSLCSYCHNFLHYGRFEDKKISLKKLFERREKRLGVAKIDIKPDELLGLYK from the coding sequence ATGACAGAAACCCAAAGGACTGTTAACGCAAACAATTTTGTTATTGCAAAAAAAGAGATAAATAAACAAAGTTTGTCTGATGTAATAGAAGATGCAAAGTTTATCTTTGAAGTTGACGGTTTGCCTGAAACAACAGATATAGAGATTCCTGATACGCCTTGCCCGCCAGCAGAAAAAGCAGAAAATAATCCAACTGGATACAAACGCGACCCTAAAATTTCCAAAAAAGCGCTTGCGTGTGCAAATTACAAGTGTGAATTATGTGAAAAAGAAGAGCGATTGTTTTTGAAAAAGAATGGCAACAATTATACCGAGCCGCATCATCTCATTCCTATTTCTTATCAAGGTAGTTTTGAAAAAGGGCTTGACAATTTGGCAAACATAGTTTCATTATGCAGTTATTGCCACAATTTTTTGCATTACGGCAGATTTGAAGATAAGAAAATTTCGCTTAAGAAGTTGTTTGAAAGACGAGAAAAAAGACTTGGAGTAGCGAAAATAGATATTAAACCAGATGAACTTCTTGGGTTGTATAAATAA
- a CDS encoding N-acetyltransferase has translation MKITLRLEEENDYETVENITREAFWNLHVPGCDEHLLVHNLRKTKEFVHELDFVAVSGEKIVGNIMYAQAKVIDCEKEHAVLTFGPVSVLPEYQNKGIGAKLINHTVQSAKKMGYKAILIYGFCEYYEKFGFKPSKEYNIADKEKKFPAALLALELFDGALTGIKGVFDEGKAYEIDPKKAESFDKKFSPKEKFKTKTQDIFKEISGKYL, from the coding sequence ATGAAAATCACCCTTCGCCTCGAGGAAGAAAACGACTACGAAACAGTTGAGAATATAACAAGAGAAGCGTTTTGGAACCTTCACGTCCCGGGTTGCGACGAGCATTTGCTTGTTCACAATTTAAGAAAAACGAAAGAATTTGTTCACGAATTAGATTTTGTGGCGGTTTCGGGCGAAAAAATAGTCGGAAATATTATGTATGCGCAAGCAAAAGTAATCGATTGCGAAAAAGAGCACGCAGTATTGACATTTGGTCCCGTAAGCGTTTTGCCCGAATATCAAAACAAAGGTATCGGTGCAAAATTGATAAATCACACCGTGCAATCAGCAAAAAAAATGGGATATAAGGCAATCTTGATTTACGGTTTTTGCGAATATTACGAAAAATTCGGATTTAAGCCGTCGAAAGAATATAACATCGCCGATAAAGAAAAAAAGTTTCCTGCGGCATTGCTGGCATTGGAATTGTTTGACGGCGCATTAACGGGAATAAAAGGCGTATTCGACGAAGGCAAAGCATACGAAATCGACCCGAAAAAAGCAGAAAGTTTCGACAAAAAATTTTCGCCGAAAGAGAAATTTAAGACAAAAACGCAGGATATATTCAAGGAAATATCGGGAAAATATTTGTGA
- a CDS encoding DUF3990 domain-containing protein, which translates to MKLYHGSNQVVENPKLLAPTHPMDFGGGFYTTTNYEQAEAFARRVVKLRGYTPIVNIYEFNEANVFENKTLKFDEPNVEWLHFVVANRKMVHKNENYELIIGPVADDDVYETIAGLENEIYDEEEALKRLKIKKLFNQYVFKTQEIMNKLIFLEGKNA; encoded by the coding sequence ATGAAATTATATCACGGAAGCAATCAAGTCGTCGAAAATCCAAAATTACTTGCTCCTACTCACCCAATGGATTTCGGCGGAGGATTTTATACAACTACCAACTACGAGCAAGCGGAAGCATTTGCCCGCAGAGTTGTAAAACTTCGCGGATATACGCCGATAGTTAACATTTACGAATTTAACGAAGCAAATGTTTTTGAAAATAAAACATTAAAATTTGACGAGCCGAATGTCGAATGGCTTCATTTTGTTGTAGCAAATCGCAAAATGGTACATAAAAACGAAAATTACGAGTTAATAATCGGTCCCGTTGCCGACGACGATGTTTATGAAACTATTGCAGGATTGGAAAATGAAATTTACGACGAAGAGGAAGCATTAAAACGACTGAAAATAAAAAAACTGTTCAATCAATATGTTTTTAAAACGCAAGAAATTATGAACAAATTAATTTTTCTGGAGGGTAAAAATGCCTGA
- a CDS encoding DUF3791 domain-containing protein: protein MTNIEKYTVFLIEQYRAKNNLTARNVYNLFRERGIFEYIEKTFEAIHTLDNNFVVAEIENLIKSTE, encoded by the coding sequence ATGACAAATATCGAAAAATACACAGTTTTTTTGATAGAACAATACCGTGCAAAAAACAATTTAACTGCCCGTAATGTCTATAATTTATTTAGAGAACGCGGCATATTTGAGTATATCGAAAAAACATTTGAGGCAATTCACACATTAGACAACAATTTCGTAGTTGCGGAAATCGAAAATCTAATAAAAAGCACCGAATAA
- a CDS encoding GNAT family N-acetyltransferase, with protein MALKIKRYEKQDEAALFDLMRSEDDWTDYSGDKNGAEKYKIALDNCIVYVGYSGDVFCGFVRARDDYGFGVYIHDLLVHKKFRGNGFGKCLIEQVCKDYSGTVYVMSDVDEYYKKQGYTKIDGRIIVVRE; from the coding sequence ATGGCGCTAAAAATAAAACGCTACGAAAAACAAGACGAAGCCGCCCTGTTTGACTTGATGCGCTCCGAGGACGACTGGACAGATTATTCGGGCGACAAAAACGGCGCAGAGAAATATAAAATTGCGCTTGATAATTGTATCGTGTATGTCGGATATAGCGGCGATGTGTTTTGCGGCTTTGTGCGGGCGAGAGACGATTACGGTTTCGGCGTTTATATTCACGACTTGCTTGTGCACAAAAAGTTTCGCGGCAATGGTTTCGGGAAATGTCTTATTGAGCAGGTTTGCAAAGATTATTCAGGCACTGTTTACGTTATGAGCGACGTGGACGAATATTACAAAAAGCAAGGATATACAAAAATTGATGGCAGAATTATTGTAGTAAGAGAGTGA